TTCTTCTTCTTAGCAATTCGGTCAATTGCGAGCTGTAAAATTCTAAAAGGCTGGGGGTTGTTAGGTGTTTCGTGAAAACAAccaaaacaatataattataaacgaaaaataatcagtgaataaaactttgatatatatattcttgcgATCTAAATGgcaatgttgaaaaaaaactttgataaaaaaatatcttaaatcattttaaaattaaaaaaatctaaattttaagaataaacgaaaagatgagctTAACGTTTTTCCGCTTGGGCAGGGTCTGCTGATTCTTACACTGCAAGCTCGCTCCAAGAAGCTGACGCCACCGTCTTGCAAATTCCCCTTCGACCCCGCGTGCCGGACGGTGAGCGGGGACGGTAAGGCGCACCTCTACGTCGGGCTGTACCTCGTCGCGATCGGGTCGGCGGGCATCAAggcggcgctgccggcgcACTGCGCCGACCAGTTCGACGAGAAGCACCCCACGGAGAAGCTGCAGATGTCCAGCTTCTTCAACTGGCTGCTGCTGAGCCTCTGCACCGGCGGGGCCATCAGCGTCACGGTGTTCGTGTGGATCCAGAACAGCATAGGCTGGGACAAGGGGTTCGGTGCCGCGACCGGGGTGATGGGGCTCGCCCtcttcgtcttcgtcgccgGCCTGCCGCGGTACCGCATCTCCGTCGTGCAGGGCAGAAGCGCTCTTCTTGAAATCTTCCAGGTTGATCGAACTGAAACGTTCCATCCACCTCTTTTCCTGGACACGTTAGCACAGCAATAGCTGCACAGTATCAGTGACGCGCGGCATAGCACTCAGCGCAGTGGGATTTGTCTCTGTTATCTTCAGGTGTACGTCGCTGCCATCAGGAACAGGGCTGTGAAGCTCCCTGAGAACCCAGACGAGCTGTACGAGATCAGCAAGAGCAAAGCCCCCCCTGACACGGAGTTCATGGCTCATAGGAGCAAACCATTCAGGTTGTTGTTGATTCAGCATGCACATGCACCGGCGTAGTTGCACGTTGCGTCTGCCGTAGTCAGACGCCATTTTTAACGTTGCGTGTCTGCGTGCGTGTCCAGGTTCCTTGACAAGGCGGCCATAGTTCAGGAGCCAACGGACGCGGCGCCGAGCCCGTGGCGGCAGTGCCGGGTTACCCAGGTGGAGCACGCCAAGACGGTGCTCGCCATGGTGCCCATCTTCTGCAGCGCCATCATCATGAGCACCTGCCTCGCGCAGCTCCAGACCTTCTCTATCCAGCAGGGCGCCACCATGAACACGCACATCGGCCAGTTCAAGATGCCGCCAGCGACGCTGCCCATCATCCCGCTCATCATCCTCATCTTCGCGGTGCCGATCTACGAGCGGGGCTTCGTGCCCCTCGCCCGCCGCATCACCGGCCACCCCAACGGCATCCCGCACCTGcagcgcgtcggcgtcggcctcgTGCTCTCCATCATCTCCatggccatcgccgccgtcgtggagGTGCGCCGCAAGGAGGTTGCAGCCAGGCACGGCATGCTGGACGCGAACCCCATGCTCGGGGAGCAGCTTCCCATCTCCTGCTTCTGGCTGGCGCCGCAGTTCACAGTGTTCGGCGTCGCCGACATGTTTACCTTCATCGGCCTGCTCGAGTTCTTCTACTCgcaggcgccgccggcgctcaAGTCCATGTCCTCCTCATTCCTGTGGTGCCCCATGTCGCTCGGGTATTTCCTCAGCACCATCATCGTCAAGGCCGTGAACGTCGCCACCAGGGGCTccacggcgagcggcggctggCTGGCCGGCAACAACATCAACCGGAACCACCTCGACCTCTTCTTCTGGCTGCTCGCCGTGCTCAGCTTCCTCAACTTCCTTAACTACCTCTTCTGGGCCAGCTGGTACAGGTACAAGCCCCAGTAGCAGTCAGCCGACGTACCAGAAGAGCAGAACCAAGTATGAATGCATGATCCAACATATTGCAGTTCCTTGACTGCCCCAGGCTGCTTCTTGTTATAAAATTGCAAAGTTGTTACTACCTCCTCAATCAAAAACACTTCATTTTTaactcattttatttatttcataatgactttatttttaagcaattactctattcatttttatttggtatcgttaacttttgaatataaatttgaccgtttgtcttatttagaatgtgtgcataaatatataaaaatataaattatacttaaagttactttagcaataatttaaatctatataaattattaaataagacgaatggttaaacgtataCACAATATCGTCAAATAGAAAAACGGACGGAGTATTTTATCTGAGTTTGGTAAATAGAGAGCAAATACATTGAGATTTGAAGAGGAAAAAAGTAAGACTTCATTTCTGACTTCCAAAATACTTAATTTTTAAGCAATTATTATATTGGAGTTGGATAAAGTAGGAAACCCGTATAGTAAGATTCTAAAAAGATACGAGATAGATACATTGGGTTTAAGAAGTCAGGATCGTTCTAATCTTGatagttttatataagtatCTATAGAAGTTTTACAATAAAGCTTTTTTCGACGGTTGGAGTACCATTTTTGCTTAGGGTCATGATTAGTTccccaaaacttttttttttaaaacatcacatcgaatctttaaacacttaaataaaacattaaatatatataaagattgaAACTCattatatagttatgtgagaaatcgtgagacgaatcttttaggtctaattagtgcataattagttctaagtgctacaataaccagtatatgctaatgatggattaattagacttagaagattcatctcgtggtttcaggcggaatctaaaatttatttataattaaactatatttaatacttcaaatacgtttaatactttaaatacgTTTAATATACGTATCGATGTGACCTTCTCCCGAATATTTTTCCAAAGTGCACGGGGCCTGAATGCGTATCGGTGTAGATTTCAGGATTTTTTAATGTCACATGAATTTTCCCAGCAGATTATTAAACTTCATTGAAATCGATCGATTACAATATTCTGAAGTTCCATCGTTGGTAGTGAAGCACAATTTTCATGGAGATGGGTCGTAGTTCGAGTGTCGTAGCCCGCGTGCGCCACCACCTGTCATTGCCCCTGCGTCGCCCAGCTGCCAGTGCCACCTACGCGGCTACTCCGCATGCCGTCTGACACGTCGAGACCACCGTGGCATACGTGTCGTGCAGCATGCGTACCAAATTGACGGCGTCCCGCCCTACAAAAAGCCACCGGAGTGAGCGACGACGGAATCATCGAAAATACTACCAGCAAGTGAGTTCGATCGGATGGCGTCCAGCGACGATAAGCCTCTCCCTACGCCGGCCTctggcaccggcggcggcagcgccgcgccgccggggaaGCCGACGACGGTGGAGTCGCTCGTGCTGGACAAGGGCGCGGCGATGCTGCAGTCGCTGCGGCCGGTGAAGCAGATCAAGCGTCACGTGTGCACTTTCGCGCTGTACGCGCACGACCCGCACCGTCAGGTGGAGACCCACCACTTCGTCTCCCGCCTCAACCAGGACGTCCTCCAGTGCGCCGTTTACGACACCGACGACAAGAACGCCCGCCTCATCGGTACAGTACGCTCATCTCTGCATGCTCGATCTGACCAGTCACCACACCTAGAACTAATGGCGTGTATCTGTGTTAATTTGCAGGTGTCGAGTACATCGTGTCGCGGAAGATCTTCGACTCGCTgccggcggaggagcagcGGCTGTGGCACTCGCACGCGCACGAGATCAAGGCGGGGCTGTGGGTGAGCCCGCACGTGCCGGAGACGCTGGAGAAGGCGGAGCTGGAGCAGATGGCGTGCACGTTCGGCAAGTTCTGGTGCACCTGGCAGGTGGACCGCGGCGACCGCCTCCCGCTCGGCGCGCCGGCGCTGATGGTGTCGCCGCAGGACGAGCCCGCGGGGGCCGTGCTCCCGGACCTCGTGCGCAAGCGCGACAACAGGTACGGCTACTCCACGAAGGATCTCCGGGCGGAGAGGGCCAACGTGCAGGTGCCGGCAGGGGCGCGCCCGGGGCAGGCCGACTACTGGCTCTGCCACCGCAAGGGCTTCGCCGTGGACGTCGTGCCGCACGAGATGAAGCGCCACGCGCCGTTCCCGTGACCGTGAGGAAGTACGCCGGCAGAAACGCACGAGTCGTCTACGTGAACGTAGTGTAGAAAAACATACGTGGATCCTTGTATCGTGTGTACCGTGTGTACGGGATGGCGTCGTAACCCGGGGCAGATGTGTAATAAAACGTCTTTTGCATAACAGGATAAGTACATATTACATAGGGGTGAAATGAAAACGGTAGCGGTAATTATCGGCCGACCGGCTAGCGTTTCAAAAGTTTTCGGCCGAACCACACGGAAAGGGAAACGGTAATTACaacgaaaacggtaaaaagaAACGAGAACGGCTAAGAGTTTTCTAAGTTTTTCGGCCGAACCGGGAGACGTTAATTACCATATATTTTCGtggtaattatcatttatacaaTACGGTAACAT
This is a stretch of genomic DNA from Oryza brachyantha chromosome 1, ObraRS2, whole genome shotgun sequence. It encodes these proteins:
- the LOC102715065 gene encoding oil body-associated protein 2A-like, which codes for MASSDDKPLPTPASGTGGGSAAPPGKPTTVESLVLDKGAAMLQSLRPVKQIKRHVCTFALYAHDPHRQVETHHFVSRLNQDVLQCAVYDTDDKNARLIGVEYIVSRKIFDSLPAEEQRLWHSHAHEIKAGLWVSPHVPETLEKAELEQMACTFGKFWCTWQVDRGDRLPLGAPALMVSPQDEPAGAVLPDLVRKRDNRYGYSTKDLRAERANVQVPAGARPGQADYWLCHRKGFAVDVVPHEMKRHAPFP
- the LOC102711940 gene encoding protein NRT1/ PTR FAMILY 4.5-like; translated protein: MSKVTEANGIDSREYKEQNITVDANGKVNSYEVVEGKVDWRGRPALRGRHGGVANSFFILVNFGLENMASLSLAVNLIIYFMTVMHIGLTDGSNLLTNYMGTSYMVAVLISVFADTFIGRYKTVIISSVIELVGLLILTLQARSKKLTPPSCKFPFDPACRTVSGDGKAHLYVGLYLVAIGSAGIKAALPAHCADQFDEKHPTEKLQMSSFFNWLLLSLCTGGAISVTVFVWIQNSIGWDKGFGAATGVMGLALFVFVAGLPRYRISVVQGRSALLEIFQVYVAAIRNRAVKLPENPDELYEISKSKAPPDTEFMAHRSKPFRFLDKAAIVQEPTDAAPSPWRQCRVTQVEHAKTVLAMVPIFCSAIIMSTCLAQLQTFSIQQGATMNTHIGQFKMPPATLPIIPLIILIFAVPIYERGFVPLARRITGHPNGIPHLQRVGVGLVLSIISMAIAAVVEVRRKEVAARHGMLDANPMLGEQLPISCFWLAPQFTVFGVADMFTFIGLLEFFYSQAPPALKSMSSSFLWCPMSLGYFLSTIIVKAVNVATRGSTASGGWLAGNNINRNHLDLFFWLLAVLSFLNFLNYLFWASWYRYKPQ